The DNA segment GGGTGGACCTCTGACACCAGGAACATCGCGAAGACGGCGCGATGGAAACCGGCCGGGAGCGAGTCGTAGCAGCGAAACCCCTCACGCAGTGTGCCCTCGACGAGCTGTGGCTCGACGAAGTAGGTGGAGCCAGCGCGATTGGGTTCGAGCTTGAACTGGCCGGGCCCGACGTCGGGTCGCTCGGACAGCATCATGGCGTGCTGTGAAAGAAGCACGTCGATTAACTCGTCCGCGTCAGCGGGGACCCGTTGGCGCTGCTCAACGTCCGAGACGACGCGGTAGGTGCCGAGGATGTCGTGTGCGTCCTGGGGCCGCTGTCGCGGAACCACGTGCTCGAAGACGATGCGCTCGGCCTCTTCCAGTGTGAACTCGGTTCCCTCGATGAAGTTGGAGAAGTAGGCCTCGAAGAACGCGAACGTGCTGAGCTCGTGCACCTGATTCGCGGCCACCGACGGAGCGGCCACCTGCTGGAGGTAGCCCTGCAGCCCGCCGAAACGCTCGATACGAAGGGGGTCAAATGGGACGCCCGCGCGGCGGGCGCGGCCACGGGTTGAATGCAACGCGCCGGGGCGTGTGCCGCTCAGCGCGCCGATGAGCGCGTCGAGCCGCTCGAACTCCTCCTCGGCGTCGAGCTTGTGGGCGAGCGCCCGCGCCTCGTCGCGTAGCTCGTTCAGTGCAGACGGCCGCAGTAGCGCGTGCTGATCGAGCCGCTCTTCGAGCTCTGCGGCGCTGAGCGTCCGTGGCAGCCCGCCGCGCGCCCGCGACGACCGCATGTTCTCCAGGAAGGCTCGTGCAGGGGAGCTGAAATAGAGCTCCTCACCCATCCAACGGACATCACCTTCGACCGGCCCGTGCCCAAGCCGAGGTCGCAAGCGAAGGCCGGGAATGCGCTGTTCGTTCTTCGTCGTCGTCGCGAGCGTCACCGAACCGTCCGAGGCCGGCCCACCTTCCAGCGCCGTGCGGTCGACGACGACGGCGCCGCGGAAGTAGCCTGCCGCGATACGCGACCAGTTGCGCCGCGTGACGACTTCGAGGTCGTCCGACAGGTTCTTCGTGTACAGCCGGGGGCCGAGCTTGCGCGCTCGCCCTTCATCAAGCAGCCCACGGATCGCGCGACTGCTCGAAGTCGTCGTGAAGAAGACTTCCGGCTGCTCGTCTAGTGAAAAACGGGGCATACGAGGGCTCATCGCGCTCAGTGTGGCAAAAATCTGGGCATAAGACCTGGATTTCGTCGAAAACCTGGGCGTAAGTGTAGCGCCCGATCGGGACGGAGGGGCGAGCACGGGCTGTCGCTCCTCTGGTGACGCAGGCTCTCCAACCGCACGAAGCGGCCATCGCGCTCGACGCCCCAGACCCTCCAGCCGTTGCGGCGGCTGGTCTCGCCGGCGATGAGCCGGGCGGCGTGCGAGAGGCTGTGCGCTCGCCCGAATCCCAGGTCGTCGGCCGGGGCGCGCGATCCGGAAGTCGAGCACGACCCGCGCCGCGGCCTGCGGGCGCGGCACAGCGGGCCCAGCGAACTCAGCCCCGCTGCGGCGGCGGACGGCCTCAGCTCGGACGCCGGCGAAGTCTCGCCGCGGGCGGCCGCCGCCCCCTGGGCGGGTTGCTGCCCTCCGGCACCCAAAACGCGTCGAAACGCGAGAAGCGCGTCCGCCAACGGCCCGACAGGCCAACAGCCGCCTTCAGCGAGGCGGCCGTTGCATTTCAGGGCTATTCCCGAACTCAATCAGGGAACAGTCGCTGAGAGCCCGCCCTCGGACTCGAACCGAGAACCTCTTCATTACAAGTGAAGTGCTCTGCCAATTGAGCTAGGCGGGCAGTTCGTCGTCAGCATAGATCGGCCTGTGGGCCCAGCCGGCTCACCGGACCGCTCAACCCCACTCGTACATCTGCCGATAGATCGGGCGAGGACTGATGGAACGCTCTGGGGTCCAGGTGGCGACGGTGTTCGATGCGCCCTTTCGCGCGGTCGCGGAGCTGGCGACCGACGCGATGGTCGTGTCGGACGAGAGCGGGCGGCTGGCCTACGCCAACCCCGCGGCCGAGCGCATGCTCGGCTACGACCCCGGCGAGCTGAACGGGCGACCCCTCGCGGTCATCATCCCCGCGCGCCACCGGGACGCCCAGCAGCGCGAAATGAGCCGCTACCTCGAGAGCGGCGAGGCCTGCCTTATCGGGCGCACGGCGGAGATCGAGGCCCTGCACCGCGACGGTTCCGAGGTTCCCGTGGAGCTGACCATCGCGGCCCCCGAGTCGTCCGGCCAGCGCTGGTTCGCCGCGATCATGCGCGACGTGTCGGAGCGCCGCGAGGCACAGCTGGAGCTGGCGCGCAGCGAGGCCATGCTGGCGCACGCCGCACGGGTGGCCGGCATCGGGAGCTGGGAGTGGAGCGTCGCGGACGATGTGCTGACCTGGTCCGACGAGATGTACCGCGTCTACGGGCTCGAGCCGCGTTCCTTCGACGCCAGCTTCGCCGCGTTCATGGACCGCGTGCACCCCGACGACCTCGAACACGTGGCGAACTCGATCCAGTGCGCGATGACCGAGATCATCCCGTTCGAGTTCGAGCACCGGATCGTGCGGCCCGGCGGCGAGGTACGCACGCTGCACTGCCGTGGCAGCTGCTTGGCCGCCGGCGACGGGCGGCTGGAGCGCATGTTCGGCATCGGCGAGGACGTGACGGAGCGACGGGACCACGAACGCGCGCTGCAGGAGGCCGAGGCGCTGTTTCGGGGCGCCTTCGACCAGGCCCCGATCGGCATGGCGCTCGGGCGCGCCGACGGGTCGTGGGCGCGGGCGAACGACGCCCTGGTGCGCATGCTCGGCTACTCCCGCGAGGAGCTCACGACGAAGCGCTTCCAGGAGGTCACCCATCCTGACGACATCGACGCTGACCTGGAGGCCAAGCGCGCGATGCTCGCGGGCGAGCGCGACGGCTACTGCACGCGGAAGCGCTACATCCATCGCGACGGCCACGTCGTCTGGATATCCCTGTCGGTCGCGCTCGTGCGCGACGGCGAGGGAGCGCCCCTCTACTTCGTCTCGCAGATGGAGGACATCACCGAGCGCAAGCGCATGGACCTGGCGCTGGGGCAGGCGGAGGAGCGCTTCCGCAGGGTCTTCGAGCAGAGCCCGGTGGGCATCGTGCTCGTGGGCGAGGACGGCCGTTTCGTGCAGGTCAACGACGCGTTCTGCTCCATGACCGGCTACGCCGAGCGGGAGCTGCTCGAGCTCAGCTTCGCCGACCTGACCCACCCCGATGACGTCGAGCTGGACACGGGCCTTGCCGACGCGGTCTTCTCCGGCCACGTCCCGAGCTATCAGGTCGAGAAGCGCTACCTGCGCAAGGGCGGCAGCGTGATCTGGGTGGCGCTGACCGCCGCTGCGGCGCGCAGCGACGACGGCAGCGCGCCCTATGGCATCTGCATCGTCGAGAACGTCACCGAGCGCAAGCGCTTCGAGGGCCGGCTCCAGTACTTCGCCGACCACGATCCGCTCACCGGCCTCCTCAACCGCCGTCGCTTCGAGTCCGAGCTCGACCGACAGGTGACCTACACGGCCCGCTACCGGGCCTCCGGAGCGGTGCTGCTCATGGACCTCGACAACTTCAAGTACGTGAACGACACGCTCGGCCACCGGATCGGCGACGAGCTGATCCGCGGGGTGGCCGACGTGGTGCGCTCCCGCCTGCGCGGCTCGGACGTGCTCGCCCGCCTCGGCGGGGACGAGTTCGCCGTGGTGCTGCCCGAGGCCGGGCGCGACGACGCCGAGCGCGTGGCCGAGGCGTTGCGGGCCGCCGTGGCCGCCTATCCCATGACCGTGGACGGGCGCACCGTGCGCACGACGGCGAGCATCGGCGTGACGCTGTTCGACGAGCACACCACCGGCGCCGATCGCCTGATCGTCGAGAGCGACCTCGCGATGTACGCGGCCAAGCACGCGGGGCGCGACCGGGTGATGTTCTACGAGCCGGATGGCGACGACCACACCCTCATCCGCACCGGCTTCACCTGGTCGACCCGGTTGCGCGAGGCGCTCGAGCAGGACCGCTTCGTGCTCCACGCCCAGCCGATCGTGGACGTCTCGACGGGCGAGACCAGCCGCTACGAGCTGCTCATCCGCATGCTCGACGAGGATGGCTCGCTGGTCCCGCCCGCGACGTTCCTCTCCACCGCCGAGCGCTTCGGCTTCATCGAGCCGATCGACCGCTGGGTGGCCTGCCAGGCCATCGACATGCTGGCTGCCCGGCCCGACCTCACGCTCGAGGTCA comes from the Thermoleophilaceae bacterium genome and includes:
- a CDS encoding Fic family protein, giving the protein MSPRMPRFSLDEQPEVFFTTTSSSRAIRGLLDEGRARKLGPRLYTKNLSDDLEVVTRRNWSRIAAGYFRGAVVVDRTALEGGPASDGSVTLATTTKNEQRIPGLRLRPRLGHGPVEGDVRWMGEELYFSSPARAFLENMRSSRARGGLPRTLSAAELEERLDQHALLRPSALNELRDEARALAHKLDAEEEFERLDALIGALSGTRPGALHSTRGRARRAGVPFDPLRIERFGGLQGYLQQVAAPSVAANQVHELSTFAFFEAYFSNFIEGTEFTLEEAERIVFEHVVPRQRPQDAHDILGTYRVVSDVEQRQRVPADADELIDVLLSQHAMMLSERPDVGPGQFKLEPNRAGSTYFVEPQLVEGTLREGFRCYDSLPAGFHRAVFAMFLVSEVHPFADGNGRIARILMNSELTAAGKQRILVPIASRYDYLNAVRAMTHNSNASSYVRVMAGLQSRSAEGDFANRAAAELWLHRQGAFRDPAEEQGIDARMLDAAQTTETA
- a CDS encoding PAS domain S-box protein, giving the protein MERSGVQVATVFDAPFRAVAELATDAMVVSDESGRLAYANPAAERMLGYDPGELNGRPLAVIIPARHRDAQQREMSRYLESGEACLIGRTAEIEALHRDGSEVPVELTIAAPESSGQRWFAAIMRDVSERREAQLELARSEAMLAHAARVAGIGSWEWSVADDVLTWSDEMYRVYGLEPRSFDASFAAFMDRVHPDDLEHVANSIQCAMTEIIPFEFEHRIVRPGGEVRTLHCRGSCLAAGDGRLERMFGIGEDVTERRDHERALQEAEALFRGAFDQAPIGMALGRADGSWARANDALVRMLGYSREELTTKRFQEVTHPDDIDADLEAKRAMLAGERDGYCTRKRYIHRDGHVVWISLSVALVRDGEGAPLYFVSQMEDITERKRMDLALGQAEERFRRVFEQSPVGIVLVGEDGRFVQVNDAFCSMTGYAERELLELSFADLTHPDDVELDTGLADAVFSGHVPSYQVEKRYLRKGGSVIWVALTAAAARSDDGSAPYGICIVENVTERKRFEGRLQYFADHDPLTGLLNRRRFESELDRQVTYTARYRASGAVLLMDLDNFKYVNDTLGHRIGDELIRGVADVVRSRLRGSDVLARLGGDEFAVVLPEAGRDDAERVAEALRAAVAAYPMTVDGRTVRTTASIGVTLFDEHTTGADRLIVESDLAMYAAKHAGRDRVMFYEPDGDDHTLIRTGFTWSTRLREALEQDRFVLHAQPIVDVSTGETSRYELLIRMLDEDGSLVPPATFLSTAERFGFIEPIDRWVACQAIDMLAARPDLTLEVNVSGKSIGSPDLLAAIERRLRESGADATRLIFEVTETAAITNMDAAREFALSLRRLGCKFALDDFGAGFGSFVYLKHLPVDYLKLDGDFIRDLPGNPTDQLVVRAMVDVARGLGQRTIAEFVGSEECFELLRDLGVDYAQGFWLGKPAPLPAAG